The Falco biarmicus isolate bFalBia1 unplaced genomic scaffold, bFalBia1.pri scaffold_30, whole genome shotgun sequence genome window below encodes:
- the LOC130143462 gene encoding ankyrin repeat domain-containing protein 26-like, whose protein sequence is MVKYRMRALPVKHLRMKEEDVRLEASAYKETMLLLEELSVVHTGFKAMLHFRWESSTDREQDLLYKNQLLQDEIAMLRLELTQFKNLNFICHQKAMLNEDFPENVMNAFACKSSSIVTSLTCKKPTRACLCSCGMFGQLQQELAAALKKQSMPEASLEVTTRYHSDLERDKLRLQKELEKKVKTKTQKQNMLALTSKDLHSTWEEHLKSRSHLEERVAQLDEEKAELLQQCESERKEVKKLVELKRPAELRLAQEMKRNLDLQKDCKRLKRLLSRATKELRVYEERGGLSQLNLQGEVKNRYSEVVNEIGRLRTKGTMQCEVVRKKPCNLLLTSS, encoded by the exons ATGGTCAAGTACCGGATGAGagcacttccagtgaaacatCTGAGGATGAAGGAAG AGGATGTCCGGTTAGAAGCTTCAGCCTACAAGGAGACTatgctgctgttggaagagCTTAGCGTGGTTCATACGG GTTTTAAGGCTATGTTGCACTTCCGTTGG GAATCCAGCACTGATAGAGAACAGGATCTGTTGTACAAGAATCAGTTACTACAAGATGAGATTGCTATGCTAAGGCTAGAACTCACTCAA TTCAAGAACTTGAACTTCATTTGTCATCAGAAAGCAATGCTGAACGAAGATTTCCCAGAGAACGTGATGAATGCCTTTGCTTGCAAGTCGAGCTCCATCGTGACCTCTCTGACGTGCAAGAAACCAACAAGagcttgtctctgcagctgt GGCATGTTTggacaactgcagcaggagcttgctgctgcacttaaaaagcaatctatGCCAGAAGCTTCACTTGAAGTTACTACGCGCTACCACAGTGACCTGGAGAGAGACAAGCTGCGCTTGCaaaaggagttggaaaaaaaggtgaaaactaAG acgcagaagcagaacatgctGGCTCTGACATCCAAGGACTTGCACAGCACGTGGGAGGAGCACTTGAAGTCAAGATCCCACCTTGAAGAGCGCGTTGCTCAGCTGGACGAGGAGAAGGCTGAACTGTTGCAACAG tgcgagagtgaaagaaaggaagtgaagaagCTGGTAGAGTTGAAACGCCCAGCTGAACTACGTCTGgcccaagaaatgaaaagaaacctcgatctgcagaaagactgtaagAGG ttgaagaggctgctgagcagagctacGAAGGAACTAAGGGTGTatgaggagagagggggacTGTCCCAGCTTaatttgcagggagaagtgAAGAACAGGTATTCTGAAGTGGTCAATGAAATTGGCAGATTAAGAACAAAG GGCACAATGCAGTGTGAGGTGGTGCGGAAGAAACCCTGTAACTTGTTGCTTACTAGTAGCTGA